From a region of the Pseudomonadaceae bacterium SI-3 genome:
- a CDS encoding phosphoesterase, with protein sequence MSVAPNTPAASRPFNFALGFGVPTLLMVALLVGEPSNLDFALSHLFYQPGVGFVGRHSWLLEDVLHDRIKQGVIALGVLAIAGFVLSLLPTRLAQWRRPLGYLVLALGLSTSIVTPLKALTGVHCPWSLVEFGGAETFTPLLSERAPTLKPGRCWPGGHASAGFSLLALFFVLRDRRPRAARLALAVALGLGIVLSVGRVMQGAHFFSHNLWTLLFDWTICLACYRLVLYRATPVERPLLAAEPEG encoded by the coding sequence ATGTCCGTCGCGCCGAACACGCCTGCCGCGAGCCGCCCGTTCAACTTCGCCCTCGGCTTCGGCGTGCCAACATTGTTGATGGTCGCGCTGCTGGTGGGCGAGCCGAGCAATCTCGATTTTGCCCTGTCACACCTGTTCTATCAGCCCGGCGTCGGTTTCGTCGGGCGCCACAGCTGGCTGCTCGAAGACGTCCTGCATGACCGGATCAAGCAAGGGGTCATCGCGCTCGGCGTGCTTGCCATCGCTGGTTTCGTGCTGAGTCTGCTGCCGACGCGGCTGGCTCAGTGGCGCCGCCCGCTGGGCTATCTGGTGCTTGCGCTGGGGTTGTCGACCAGCATCGTCACGCCGCTCAAGGCGCTCACTGGCGTGCATTGCCCGTGGAGCCTGGTGGAATTCGGTGGTGCTGAAACCTTTACACCGCTGCTAAGCGAGCGCGCGCCGACGCTCAAGCCGGGGCGCTGCTGGCCCGGCGGCCACGCCTCAGCGGGCTTTTCATTGTTGGCGTTGTTCTTCGTGCTTCGTGACCGACGACCGCGTGCCGCTCGGCTCGCCCTCGCGGTGGCACTCGGCTTGGGGATAGTGCTGTCGGTCGGTCGGGTGATGCAGGGCGCGCATTTCTTCTCGCACAACCTATGGACGTTGCTGTTCGACTGGACGATCTGCCTGGCCTGTTACCGGCTGGTGCTGTATCGAGCGACACCGGTCGAGCGGCCGCTGCTCGCGGCCGAACCCGAGGGCTAG
- a CDS encoding sulfatase, producing the protein MTFLRHAQLRYLSLLAGLWLGVFLITRSALLFAHWQEAASGLDGLLQIYGLGLIYDLAFLSFAALPLACYLLMCPKRIWASRWHRRGLTLLLALSLYAMLFTALAEWLFWDEFGVRFNFIAVDYLVYSDEVLHNILESYPVYALLGLMALVTLSATAVLKRQIRRALEAPSLPFRARAATLAGLLVTVTASALIIGQDFPRGIGGNVYRRELASNGPFQFFAAFRNNELDYRQFYPTLPQVAVADSLRAEVGEPNARFIGQDPLDIRRVIDNPGQPRKLNVVLITVESLSAKYLGSVGDTRGLTPNLDQLRQQSLYLNNFYATGTRTDRGLEAITLSVPPTPGRSIVKRIGRESGFASLGQQLRAQGYDSVFLYGGRGYFDNMGAFFSGNGYRVVDQSSADEADIHFKNAWGMADEDLYQLALREADADYAVGKPFLLQMMTTSNHRPYTYPDGRIDIPSGEGREGAVKYTDATIGEFLRNARSKPWFANTLFVIVADHTAGSAGSQDLPVANYHIPLFIYAPSLIEPREVDRVASQIDIAPTLLGLLNLDYVSTFFGRNLLRDDGQPGRALIGNYQHLGLFDGKDLAILSPRRGMRRHDDALQASHELSANSDDPLVRRDIAYYQGASYDYGHALLGWKRPQPTATQLSQR; encoded by the coding sequence ATGACATTCCTGCGCCATGCTCAACTTCGTTATCTGTCGCTGCTGGCCGGCCTCTGGCTGGGCGTTTTTCTGATCACCCGCAGCGCGCTGCTGTTCGCTCACTGGCAGGAAGCTGCCAGCGGGCTGGATGGCCTGCTGCAGATCTACGGGCTGGGGTTGATCTATGACCTGGCGTTCCTGAGCTTCGCCGCGCTGCCGCTGGCGTGCTACCTGCTCATGTGCCCAAAGCGGATCTGGGCGAGCCGCTGGCACCGGCGCGGGCTCACCCTGCTGCTGGCCCTGAGTCTCTACGCCATGCTGTTCACGGCGCTGGCCGAGTGGCTGTTCTGGGATGAATTCGGCGTGCGGTTCAATTTCATTGCCGTCGACTATCTGGTCTATTCGGACGAAGTGCTGCACAACATTCTTGAGTCGTACCCGGTTTATGCGCTGCTGGGCCTGATGGCGCTGGTCACACTCTCCGCTACGGCGGTGCTGAAGCGACAGATTCGGCGCGCACTGGAAGCACCAAGCCTGCCGTTCAGGGCCCGTGCTGCGACACTCGCCGGACTGCTGGTCACTGTGACAGCCAGCGCGCTGATCATCGGCCAGGACTTCCCGCGGGGGATCGGCGGCAACGTCTATCGGCGCGAACTGGCGAGCAATGGCCCGTTCCAGTTCTTCGCCGCCTTTCGCAACAACGAGCTGGACTACCGGCAGTTCTACCCGACCCTGCCCCAGGTTGCCGTCGCCGACAGCCTGCGCGCCGAAGTCGGCGAACCCAATGCCCGCTTCATCGGCCAGGACCCGCTGGATATCCGCCGCGTCATCGACAATCCCGGCCAGCCGCGCAAACTCAACGTCGTGCTGATCACCGTCGAAAGCCTCAGTGCCAAATACCTCGGCAGCGTTGGCGACACCCGCGGCCTGACGCCCAATCTCGACCAGCTGCGCCAGCAGAGTCTGTACCTCAATAACTTCTACGCGACCGGCACGCGCACCGATCGCGGCCTGGAAGCCATTACCCTCTCCGTACCGCCAACCCCTGGCCGCTCCATCGTCAAGCGCATCGGCCGTGAAAGCGGCTTCGCCAGCCTCGGTCAGCAGCTTCGCGCGCAGGGCTATGACAGCGTGTTCCTCTATGGCGGGCGCGGTTACTTCGACAACATGGGTGCCTTCTTCAGCGGCAACGGCTACCGCGTGGTCGACCAGAGCAGCGCGGACGAAGCCGACATTCACTTCAAGAACGCCTGGGGCATGGCTGACGAAGACCTCTATCAGCTGGCGCTTCGCGAGGCGGACGCCGACTACGCTGTCGGCAAGCCGTTTCTCCTGCAGATGATGACCACCTCCAACCACCGCCCCTACACCTACCCGGATGGACGCATCGACATCCCGTCCGGCGAGGGCCGTGAAGGCGCTGTCAAATACACCGACGCGACCATCGGCGAGTTCCTGCGCAACGCCCGGAGCAAGCCCTGGTTCGCTAATACCCTGTTTGTCATCGTCGCCGACCACACCGCCGGCAGCGCCGGCTCGCAGGACCTGCCGGTGGCCAACTATCACATCCCGCTGTTCATCTATGCCCCGAGCCTGATCGAGCCGCGCGAGGTGGACCGGGTCGCCAGTCAGATCGATATCGCGCCGACCCTGCTCGGCCTGCTCAATCTGGACTATGTCTCGACCTTCTTCGGCCGCAACCTGCTGCGCGACGACGGCCAGCCTGGACGCGCACTGATCGGCAACTATCAGCACCTCGGCCTGTTCGACGGCAAGGACCTGGCGATTCTCAGCCCACGGCGTGGCATGCGCCGGCATGACGATGCGCTGCAAGCGAGCCACGAGCTTTCTGCCAATTCCGACGACCCGCTGGTGCGCCGCGACATCGCCTACTACCAGGGCGCCAGTTACGACTACGGCCACGCCCTGCTCGGCTGGAAACGCCCGCAACCCACCGCCACCCAACTCAGCCAGCGCTGA